Proteins from a genomic interval of Salvelinus alpinus chromosome 7, SLU_Salpinus.1, whole genome shotgun sequence:
- the LOC139580449 gene encoding F-box only protein 9-like isoform X2: protein MAESVINSLGIVEDQDGENGSTDDANLYVELNVFRAQWMSELKPNSASNGGNRGLSSRAADLKRKQELAREEKARELFLKAVEEEENGAVYEAIKYYRRAMQIVPDIEFKINYSRSPDPDGGNENDMDGEIEDLLAYFHQQLTLQDNSLKICVPEVDMAQMHISALPPEVLMYIFRWVVSRDLDLRALEQLSLVCRGFYICARDPEIWRSACLRAWGRSCTKLVPFNSWREMFLERPRVRFDGVYISKTAYIRQGEESLDGFYRAWHQVEYYRYLRFFPDGQVMMLTTPEDPLVTVPRLRSRNTRVESIMCGHYRLSQDTDNQTKVFVVVSKRKEEVAEYQRISRFCRRIPAAPETEHSFHVGLQLSSGGRQSFNKLNWIHHSCHITYRSTGETVVTAFDLDQMYASFYFARVKSYTAFSERPL from the exons ATG GCTGAAAGCGTTATCAATTCTCTTGGCATTGTAGAAGATCAAGATGGAGAGAATGGAAGTACTGATGATGCAAACCTCTAC GTGGAGCTCAATGTGTTCAGGGCCCAGTGGATGTCTGAACTGAAGCCCAACTCTGCGTCCAATGGGGGGAACCGAGGACTGTCGTCGAGAGCTGCAGACTTgaaaagaaaacaggaactggCCCGGGAGGAAAAA GCCAGAGAGTTGTTCCTTAAAGCTGTCGAGGAAGAAGAGAATGGAGCTGTTTATGAAG CAATTAAGTACTATCGCAGGGCTATGCAGATTGTGCCTGACATTGAGTTCAAAATCAACTACAGTCGTTCCCCTGATCCAGATGGCGG CAATGAGAATGACATGGATGGTGAAATAGAGGATCTATTGGCCTACTTCCATCAGCAGCTCACTCTGCAAGACAACTCTCTGAAGATATGTGTTCCTGAGGTGGATATGGCTCAGATGCACATCTCAG CCCTGCCCCCAGAGGTCTTGATGTACATCTTCCGCTGGGTTGTGTCCCGTGATCTGGACCTACGTGCCCTGGAGCAGCTCTCCTTAGTCTGTAGAGGCTTCTACATTTGTGCTAG GGACCCGGAGATTTGGCGTTCGGCCTGTCTGAGAGCGTGGGGCCGGAGCTGTACCAAACTGGTGCCCTTCAACTCCTGGAGGGAGATGTTTCTTGAGAGGCCACGTGTGCGCTTTGATG gtgtttacatcagcAAGACGGCATACATCCGTCAGGGAGAGGAGTCCCTTGATGGATTCTATAGGGCTTGGCACCAAGTGGAGTATTACAG ATATCTGCGTTTCTTCCCTGATGGCCAAGTCATGATGCTGACCACGCCTGAGGACCCACTGGTCACTGTTCCCCGTCTACGTAGCAGGAACACCAG GGTGGAGTCCATTATGTGTGGTCATTATCGTCTGTCGCAGGACACAGACAATCAAACCAAAGTCTTTGTTGTTGTCTCCAAGAGAAAAGAAGAG GTGGCAGAGTACCAGAGAATCTCTCGGTTCTGCCGGCGGATCCCAGCGGCGCCCGAGACAGAACACAGCTTTCACGTTGGACTGCAGTTGTCCTCCGGGGGGCGCCAGAGCTTCAACAAGCTGAATTGGATCCACCATTCCTGCCACATCACCTACAG ATCCACCGGAGAGACAGTTGTCACTGCCTTCGACTTGGACCAGATGTACGCATCTTTTTACTTTGCACGCGTGAAGAGCTACACAGCATTTTCTGAACGCCCATTGTAG
- the LOC139580449 gene encoding F-box only protein 9-like isoform X1: MAESVINSLGIVEDQDGENGSTDDANLYVELNVFRAQWMSELKPNSASNGGNRGLSSRAADLKRKQELAREEKARELFLKAVEEEENGAVYEAIKYYRRAMQIVPDIEFKINYSRSPDPDGGNENDMDGEIEDLLAYFHQQLTLQDNSLKICVPEVDMAQMHISALPPEVLMYIFRWVVSRDLDLRALEQLSLVCRGFYICARDPEIWRSACLRAWGRSCTKLVPFNSWREMFLERPRVRFDGVYISKTAYIRQGEESLDGFYRAWHQVEYYRYLRFFPDGQVMMLTTPEDPLVTVPRLRSRNTRVESIMCGHYRLSQDTDNQTKVFVVVSKRKEEKVAEYQRISRFCRRIPAAPETEHSFHVGLQLSSGGRQSFNKLNWIHHSCHITYRSTGETVVTAFDLDQMYASFYFARVKSYTAFSERPL, from the exons ATG GCTGAAAGCGTTATCAATTCTCTTGGCATTGTAGAAGATCAAGATGGAGAGAATGGAAGTACTGATGATGCAAACCTCTAC GTGGAGCTCAATGTGTTCAGGGCCCAGTGGATGTCTGAACTGAAGCCCAACTCTGCGTCCAATGGGGGGAACCGAGGACTGTCGTCGAGAGCTGCAGACTTgaaaagaaaacaggaactggCCCGGGAGGAAAAA GCCAGAGAGTTGTTCCTTAAAGCTGTCGAGGAAGAAGAGAATGGAGCTGTTTATGAAG CAATTAAGTACTATCGCAGGGCTATGCAGATTGTGCCTGACATTGAGTTCAAAATCAACTACAGTCGTTCCCCTGATCCAGATGGCGG CAATGAGAATGACATGGATGGTGAAATAGAGGATCTATTGGCCTACTTCCATCAGCAGCTCACTCTGCAAGACAACTCTCTGAAGATATGTGTTCCTGAGGTGGATATGGCTCAGATGCACATCTCAG CCCTGCCCCCAGAGGTCTTGATGTACATCTTCCGCTGGGTTGTGTCCCGTGATCTGGACCTACGTGCCCTGGAGCAGCTCTCCTTAGTCTGTAGAGGCTTCTACATTTGTGCTAG GGACCCGGAGATTTGGCGTTCGGCCTGTCTGAGAGCGTGGGGCCGGAGCTGTACCAAACTGGTGCCCTTCAACTCCTGGAGGGAGATGTTTCTTGAGAGGCCACGTGTGCGCTTTGATG gtgtttacatcagcAAGACGGCATACATCCGTCAGGGAGAGGAGTCCCTTGATGGATTCTATAGGGCTTGGCACCAAGTGGAGTATTACAG ATATCTGCGTTTCTTCCCTGATGGCCAAGTCATGATGCTGACCACGCCTGAGGACCCACTGGTCACTGTTCCCCGTCTACGTAGCAGGAACACCAG GGTGGAGTCCATTATGTGTGGTCATTATCGTCTGTCGCAGGACACAGACAATCAAACCAAAGTCTTTGTTGTTGTCTCCAAGAGAAAAGAAGAG AAGGTGGCAGAGTACCAGAGAATCTCTCGGTTCTGCCGGCGGATCCCAGCGGCGCCCGAGACAGAACACAGCTTTCACGTTGGACTGCAGTTGTCCTCCGGGGGGCGCCAGAGCTTCAACAAGCTGAATTGGATCCACCATTCCTGCCACATCACCTACAG ATCCACCGGAGAGACAGTTGTCACTGCCTTCGACTTGGACCAGATGTACGCATCTTTTTACTTTGCACGCGTGAAGAGCTACACAGCATTTTCTGAACGCCCATTGTAG